One part of the Ralstonia pickettii genome encodes these proteins:
- a CDS encoding cytochrome b, whose amino-acid sequence MSQAAHSNPAMRSAADPGAYTKPAIAMHWIIALLIFAAFGLGLYMTDIPGFTPTKLKLFSYHKWIGITVLILAVLRVLWRLTHPAPGPVPGMPKWQHAAAEAAHVGLYLLILAVPLTGYLLSVAAGVKVVYLGLWELPMPFDKSDALKDIFGMAHEWLNWTMAAIVVVHILAALKHHVVDRDGTLRRMVPFLR is encoded by the coding sequence ATGTCACAAGCCGCCCACTCCAATCCCGCCATGCGCAGCGCCGCTGACCCCGGCGCCTATACCAAGCCGGCGATTGCGATGCACTGGATCATCGCGCTGCTGATCTTCGCGGCCTTCGGGCTCGGTCTGTACATGACCGATATCCCGGGCTTTACGCCCACCAAGCTGAAACTGTTCTCGTATCACAAATGGATCGGCATCACGGTGCTGATTCTTGCTGTGCTGCGCGTGCTGTGGCGCTTGACGCATCCCGCGCCGGGCCCCGTGCCGGGCATGCCGAAGTGGCAACACGCCGCCGCGGAAGCCGCGCACGTGGGGTTGTATCTGTTGATTCTGGCAGTGCCGCTGACCGGCTATCTGCTGAGCGTCGCGGCTGGCGTGAAGGTTGTCTATCTTGGCCTGTGGGAGCTGCCGATGCCGTTCGACAAGAGCGATGCGCTAAAGGACATCTTCGGCATGGCGCACGAATGGCTGAACTGGACCATGGCGGCCATCGTCGTGGTGCACATCCTGGCTGCGCTCAAGCATCACGTCGTCGATCGTGATGGCACGCTGCGTCGCATGGTGCCTTTCCTCCGCTGA
- the mnmA gene encoding tRNA 2-thiouridine(34) synthase MnmA: protein MSKKRIVVGMSGGVDSSVTAWLLKQQGYDVVGLFMKNWEDDDDSEYCSTRQDWIDVVSVADLIGVDVEAVNFAAEYKDRVFADFLREYSAGRTPNPDVLCNAEIKFKAFLDHAMALGADTIATGHYARVREVDGRFELLTAFDHTKDQSYFLHRLNQAQLSRTLFPLGEMPKTKVREIAAEIGLPNAKKKDSTGICFIGERPFRDFLNRYLPTKPGPIKTPDGKTIGEHIGLAFYTLGQRKGIGIGGSRDGNGDAWYVARKDMAANTLYVVQGHDHPWLLAHTVHADDLSWVAGQAPVEGTNLGAKTRYRQADAPCTVARAGDGALTLAFPEAQWAVTPGQSAVLYDGEVCLGGGIISAAEPAVVEKAIA from the coding sequence ATGAGCAAGAAGCGCATCGTCGTTGGGATGTCCGGCGGGGTGGATTCGTCTGTCACGGCGTGGCTACTCAAGCAGCAGGGCTATGACGTCGTCGGCTTGTTCATGAAGAACTGGGAAGACGATGACGACAGCGAATACTGCTCGACCCGGCAGGACTGGATCGACGTGGTATCGGTGGCCGACCTGATCGGCGTCGACGTCGAAGCCGTCAACTTTGCCGCCGAGTACAAAGACCGCGTGTTTGCGGACTTCCTGCGCGAATACTCCGCCGGCCGCACGCCCAATCCCGACGTGCTCTGCAACGCCGAGATCAAGTTCAAGGCCTTCCTTGACCACGCGATGGCGCTTGGCGCCGACACGATTGCGACCGGACATTACGCGCGCGTGCGCGAGGTCGATGGCCGTTTCGAGCTGCTGACGGCGTTCGATCACACGAAAGACCAAAGCTACTTCCTGCACCGCCTGAACCAGGCGCAGCTCTCGCGCACGCTCTTCCCGCTTGGCGAGATGCCGAAGACGAAGGTGCGGGAAATCGCCGCCGAGATCGGTCTGCCCAACGCCAAGAAGAAGGATTCCACGGGGATCTGTTTTATCGGCGAGCGGCCGTTCCGCGATTTCCTGAATCGCTACCTGCCGACCAAGCCCGGCCCGATCAAGACGCCCGACGGCAAGACCATCGGCGAACACATCGGCCTGGCGTTCTACACGCTGGGGCAGCGCAAGGGCATCGGCATCGGCGGCAGTCGCGACGGCAACGGCGATGCCTGGTACGTGGCGCGCAAGGACATGGCGGCCAACACGTTGTACGTCGTGCAGGGGCACGACCACCCGTGGCTGCTGGCGCATACGGTACACGCCGATGATTTGAGTTGGGTGGCTGGCCAAGCTCCGGTCGAGGGCACCAACCTTGGGGCCAAGACGCGTTATCGCCAGGCGGATGCGCCTTGCACGGTCGCACGCGCGGGCGATGGCGCGCTCACGCTGGCCTTCCCTGAGGCGCAGTGGGCTGTCACGCCAGGCCAGTCCGCCGTGCTGTACGACGGCGAGGTCTGCCTGGGCGGCGGCATTATTTCGGCAGCTGAGCCGGCTGTCGTCGAAAAGGCGATCGCCTAA
- a CDS encoding YceI family protein: MKRVVRPRAIALVAAGALSIAAVSVSAIAQVDAAKSSVTATGKQLGVPMDIKFGKFDAAVNYNPANVAASTAKVDIDVTSVDVGSKEYNDELKKKDWFDTAKYPKATFVSSAFKPGAGGKVDVVGKLTIKGITQDVTAPVTFKQEGANQVFEGAFPVKRNAFKVGDGEWKDTSVVSDDVTIKFRVVIAKK, encoded by the coding sequence ATGAAACGTGTTGTGCGCCCCCGCGCCATCGCCCTGGTTGCAGCCGGCGCGCTGTCGATCGCTGCCGTATCGGTATCGGCCATCGCCCAGGTGGATGCCGCCAAGAGCAGCGTCACCGCCACCGGCAAGCAACTCGGTGTACCGATGGATATCAAGTTCGGCAAGTTCGATGCCGCCGTCAATTACAACCCGGCCAACGTGGCGGCCTCGACGGCGAAGGTCGATATCGATGTCACCAGCGTCGACGTGGGCAGCAAGGAATACAACGACGAACTGAAGAAGAAGGACTGGTTCGACACTGCCAAGTACCCGAAGGCCACGTTCGTGTCGTCGGCGTTCAAGCCCGGTGCGGGCGGCAAGGTGGACGTGGTCGGTAAGCTGACCATCAAGGGCATCACGCAGGATGTCACCGCACCCGTCACGTTCAAGCAAGAAGGCGCCAATCAGGTCTTTGAAGGCGCATTCCCGGTCAAGCGCAATGCATTCAAGGTAGGTGACGGTGAATGGAAAGACACGTCGGTCGTCTCCGACGACGTGACGATCAAGTTCCGCGTCGTCATCGCCAAGAAGTAA
- a CDS encoding FMN-binding glutamate synthase family protein encodes MLPRRYWAFAGVVLLFAVTAGFAIAGRLHWVCAVIPGLFVILGVHDVTQTRHSVLRNYPLWGHFRFLFEFIRPEIRQYFVEDDTDEKPFSRAQRSIVYQRAKGEVDSRPFGTEVDVKVAGHEWIGHSLAPTRIASSDFRVMVGEGRAKPYSMSVFNISAMSFGALSGNAIRALNRGAKLGNFIHDTGEGSISPYHRAEGGDLIWEVASGYFGCRDANGRFDPDRFAEQARSPQVKMIEVKLSQGAKPGHGGVLPAAKVTPEIAATRGIQIGKDCISPAAHSEFSTPLGLLQFVDRLRTLSGGKPTGFKLCIGHPWEFFGIVKAMLDSGILPDFIVVDGAEGGTGAAPLEFTDHVGTPLQEGLLLVHNTLVGTNLRDRIKIGASGKIVTAFDVARTLAMGADWCNAARGFMFALGCIQAQKCHTDRCPTGVATQDPSRQKALVVPDKAERVHQYHAHTLHALLELTQAAGLQHPAEFRAHHIVRRVSGNEVQLLSTLLKYLEPGDLLAGRYRYQLYERYWPMAQAERFDPVAV; translated from the coding sequence ATGCTGCCACGTCGTTACTGGGCCTTTGCGGGCGTTGTGCTGCTGTTTGCCGTCACCGCCGGGTTTGCGATAGCGGGGCGTCTGCATTGGGTGTGCGCGGTCATCCCGGGCCTGTTCGTCATCCTGGGCGTGCACGACGTCACGCAGACGCGCCATTCGGTGCTGCGCAACTACCCGCTCTGGGGCCATTTCCGCTTCCTGTTCGAGTTCATTCGCCCGGAAATCCGCCAGTACTTCGTTGAAGACGACACGGACGAAAAGCCGTTCTCGCGCGCCCAGCGCAGCATCGTTTACCAGCGCGCCAAGGGCGAAGTCGATAGCCGTCCGTTCGGCACCGAAGTTGATGTGAAGGTGGCCGGGCACGAGTGGATTGGCCATTCGTTGGCGCCTACGCGCATTGCCTCGTCGGACTTTCGCGTGATGGTGGGCGAAGGGCGCGCCAAGCCGTATTCGATGTCGGTGTTCAATATCTCGGCGATGAGCTTCGGCGCACTGTCGGGCAATGCAATTCGCGCGCTCAATCGCGGTGCGAAGCTTGGCAACTTCATCCATGACACGGGCGAGGGTTCGATCTCGCCGTACCACCGCGCAGAGGGCGGCGACCTGATCTGGGAAGTGGCGTCGGGCTACTTTGGCTGCCGTGACGCCAACGGCCGCTTCGATCCGGACCGCTTTGCCGAACAGGCGCGCAGCCCCCAGGTGAAGATGATCGAGGTAAAGCTGTCGCAGGGCGCCAAGCCGGGGCACGGCGGCGTATTGCCCGCCGCCAAGGTCACGCCCGAGATTGCCGCCACGCGCGGCATTCAGATCGGCAAGGACTGCATCTCGCCGGCGGCACATTCGGAGTTCAGCACGCCGCTGGGTTTGCTGCAGTTCGTCGATCGTCTGCGTACGCTGTCGGGCGGCAAGCCGACCGGCTTCAAGCTGTGCATCGGGCATCCGTGGGAGTTCTTCGGCATCGTCAAGGCAATGCTGGACTCGGGCATCCTGCCAGACTTCATCGTTGTCGACGGCGCGGAGGGCGGCACGGGCGCGGCGCCGCTGGAATTTACCGACCACGTCGGCACGCCGCTGCAGGAAGGGCTGCTGCTGGTGCACAACACGCTCGTGGGCACCAACCTGCGCGACAGGATCAAGATTGGCGCGTCAGGCAAGATCGTCACGGCGTTTGACGTCGCCCGCACGCTGGCAATGGGGGCCGACTGGTGCAACGCTGCGCGCGGCTTCATGTTTGCGCTGGGCTGCATCCAGGCACAGAAGTGCCACACCGACCGTTGCCCGACCGGCGTGGCGACACAGGATCCGTCTCGGCAGAAAGCGCTGGTGGTGCCCGACAAAGCGGAACGTGTGCATCAATATCACGCGCACACGCTGCATGCGCTGCTGGAACTGACGCAGGCGGCGGGCTTGCAGCATCCGGCGGAATTCCGCGCGCACCACATCGTGCGGCGCGTGTCTGGCAACGAGGTGCAGTTGTTGTCCACGCTGCTCAAATACCTGGAACCCGGCGATCTGCTGGCCGGGCGGTACCGCTATCAACTCTATGAACGCTACTGGCCGATGGCCCAGGCCGAACGGTTTGATCCGGTGGCTGTGTAA
- a CDS encoding NAD(P) transhydrogenase subunit alpha: MELVNHTVINLIIFVLAIYVGYHVVWTVTPALHTPLMAVTNAISAIIIVGAMLAAGLTQTGLGRTMGVVAVALAAVNVFGGFLVTQRMLEMFKKKEPKAKGGHNEGAKQ; this comes from the coding sequence ATGGAGCTGGTCAATCACACGGTGATCAATCTGATCATCTTCGTGCTGGCGATCTACGTCGGCTACCACGTGGTCTGGACGGTCACGCCGGCGCTGCATACGCCGCTGATGGCCGTGACGAATGCCATCTCGGCCATCATCATCGTCGGCGCCATGCTGGCGGCGGGCCTCACGCAAACGGGCCTGGGCCGCACGATGGGCGTGGTGGCGGTGGCGTTGGCGGCAGTGAACGTGTTTGGCGGCTTCCTGGTCACCCAGCGCATGCTGGAGATGTTCAAGAAGAAAGAGCCGAAGGCCAAGGGCGGTCACAACGAGGGAGCCAAGCAATGA
- the panD gene encoding aspartate 1-decarboxylase, with translation MQRNMLRAKLHRATVTQADLDYEGSCGIDEDLLDAADMREYEKIELYNVNNGERFSTYIIKGKRGSGEISLNGAAARRAHVGDLLIICTYAPMNEEEVASYKPKVVLLGEGNKIKAIKET, from the coding sequence ATGCAACGCAACATGCTTCGCGCCAAGCTGCACCGCGCGACGGTCACCCAGGCTGATCTGGACTACGAAGGTTCATGCGGTATTGACGAGGACCTCCTCGACGCCGCCGACATGCGCGAATACGAAAAGATCGAGCTGTACAACGTCAACAATGGCGAGCGTTTCTCCACCTACATCATCAAGGGCAAGCGCGGCTCGGGCGAAATCTCGCTCAACGGTGCCGCAGCGCGCCGCGCGCACGTGGGTGATCTGCTGATCATCTGCACTTACGCGCCGATGAACGAAGAAGAAGTCGCCAGCTACAAGCCCAAGGTCGTGCTGCTGGGCGAGGGCAACAAGATCAAGGCCATCAAGGAAACCTGA
- a CDS encoding Re/Si-specific NAD(P)(+) transhydrogenase subunit alpha has protein sequence MHIGIPQETRADETRVAATPETVKKYVALGHQVTVQSGAGVAAAQPDEAYVAAGARIGTAAEALGAQIVLKVRSPEAAELAQMQPGAVLVGMLNPFDDENTARLAAANVTAFALEAAPRTTRAQSMDVLSSQANIAGYKAVMVAANHYQRFMPMLMTAAGTVKAARVLILGAGVAGLQAIATAKRLGAVIEASDVRPAVKEQIESLGAKFLDVPFLTDEEREIAQGVGGYARPMPPDWMRRQAELVHARASQADIVITTALIPGRRAPTLLSEATVQAMKPGSVVVDLAAAQGGNCPLTEADRVVVKHGVTLVGYTNLASMVAADASALYARNALDFLKLIIDKDGGLNINREDDIVAACLLSQAGQVVRAPAATSAAK, from the coding sequence ATGCACATCGGCATCCCGCAGGAGACGCGGGCGGACGAGACGCGCGTTGCCGCGACCCCGGAAACGGTGAAAAAGTACGTGGCGCTTGGCCATCAGGTGACGGTGCAATCGGGTGCTGGCGTCGCTGCCGCCCAACCTGACGAAGCCTATGTGGCCGCTGGTGCCAGGATCGGCACCGCCGCCGAAGCGCTTGGCGCGCAGATCGTGCTCAAGGTCCGCTCACCGGAAGCGGCCGAACTGGCGCAGATGCAGCCGGGCGCGGTGCTGGTCGGCATGCTCAACCCGTTCGATGACGAAAACACGGCGCGCCTCGCCGCCGCCAACGTCACCGCGTTCGCGCTTGAGGCCGCGCCGCGCACGACGCGTGCGCAAAGCATGGATGTGCTCTCTTCCCAGGCCAACATCGCAGGCTACAAAGCCGTGATGGTGGCGGCCAACCATTACCAGCGCTTCATGCCGATGCTGATGACGGCCGCCGGCACCGTAAAAGCCGCGCGCGTGCTGATCCTGGGCGCGGGTGTGGCCGGGCTGCAGGCCATCGCCACGGCCAAGCGCCTCGGTGCCGTCATTGAGGCATCCGACGTGCGCCCGGCCGTGAAAGAGCAGATCGAATCGCTGGGCGCGAAATTCCTCGACGTACCGTTCCTGACGGACGAAGAGCGCGAGATTGCCCAGGGCGTGGGCGGCTACGCGCGGCCGATGCCGCCCGACTGGATGCGCCGACAGGCTGAACTCGTGCACGCGCGCGCAAGTCAGGCCGACATCGTCATCACGACGGCGCTGATCCCGGGCCGTCGCGCGCCGACGCTGCTATCGGAAGCGACCGTGCAGGCGATGAAGCCGGGCTCTGTCGTCGTCGATCTGGCGGCTGCGCAGGGCGGCAACTGCCCGCTGACCGAAGCCGACCGCGTGGTCGTCAAGCACGGCGTCACGCTGGTGGGTTACACCAACCTCGCGTCGATGGTGGCAGCCGACGCCTCTGCCCTCTACGCCCGCAACGCGCTCGATTTCCTCAAGCTGATCATCGACAAGGATGGCGGCCTGAACATCAACCGCGAAGACGACATCGTGGCCGCCTGCCTGCTCAGCCAGGCCGGCCAGGTGGTGCGCGCTCCCGCAGCCACGAGCGCCGCCAAATAA
- the purB gene encoding adenylosuccinate lyase — MSSLSALTALSPIDGRYAAKADPLREWLSEAAFMRNRVKVEVHWLIALSQAGLAEVPRFSAAAEGALLALVENFAEADAARIKEIEAVTNHDVKAVEYWMKERVRGNAELEAASEFIHFACTSEDINNTSHGMMLKGARDTVIVPTLRRVQARLVELAHANADVPMLSRTHGQPASPTTLGKEMANVAARLDRAIRRIEAVELLGKMNGAVGNYNAHLSAYPSLDWEAFSKNVIETRLGLTFNPYTIQIEPHDYMAELFDAVARANTIILDLDRDVWGYISQGYFKQKTKAGEIGSSTMPHKVNPIDFENSEGNVGLANAVLRHLSEKLPVSRWQRDLTDSTVLRNIGVAFGYSLLAYDACLRGLGKLETNPARLAEDLDACWEVLAEPVQTVMRRYGIANPYEQLKELTRGKGISREALREFIGTLAIPEDARKLLLDMTPASYIGKAEELARRIA; from the coding sequence ATGTCGTCGCTTTCCGCCCTGACCGCTCTGTCTCCCATCGATGGCCGCTACGCTGCCAAGGCCGATCCGCTGCGCGAGTGGCTGTCGGAAGCCGCTTTCATGCGCAACCGCGTGAAGGTGGAGGTGCACTGGCTGATCGCCTTGTCGCAGGCCGGGCTGGCCGAGGTCCCGCGTTTCTCGGCTGCTGCCGAGGGCGCACTGCTGGCGCTGGTCGAGAACTTTGCCGAGGCAGACGCCGCTCGTATCAAAGAAATCGAAGCCGTCACCAACCACGACGTGAAGGCCGTTGAGTACTGGATGAAGGAGCGCGTGCGCGGCAACGCCGAGCTGGAAGCCGCCAGCGAATTCATCCACTTCGCCTGCACGTCGGAAGACATCAACAACACGTCGCACGGCATGATGCTCAAGGGCGCCCGCGACACGGTGATCGTGCCGACGCTGCGCCGCGTTCAGGCTCGCCTGGTGGAGCTGGCGCATGCCAACGCCGACGTGCCGATGCTGTCCCGCACGCACGGCCAGCCGGCCAGTCCGACCACGCTGGGCAAGGAAATGGCCAACGTGGCCGCCCGACTGGACCGCGCCATCCGCCGCATCGAAGCAGTCGAACTGCTGGGCAAGATGAACGGCGCGGTGGGTAACTACAACGCGCACCTGTCGGCGTATCCGTCGCTGGACTGGGAGGCCTTCTCGAAGAACGTGATCGAGACGCGCCTGGGCCTGACGTTCAACCCGTACACCATCCAGATCGAACCGCACGACTACATGGCCGAGCTGTTTGACGCCGTGGCGCGCGCCAACACGATCATCCTGGATCTGGACCGCGACGTCTGGGGCTACATCTCGCAAGGCTACTTCAAGCAGAAGACCAAGGCAGGCGAGATTGGCTCGTCCACCATGCCGCACAAGGTCAACCCGATCGACTTTGAAAATTCCGAAGGCAACGTCGGCCTGGCCAACGCGGTGCTGCGCCACCTGTCGGAAAAGCTGCCCGTGTCGCGCTGGCAGCGCGACCTGACGGATTCGACGGTGCTGCGCAATATCGGCGTGGCGTTCGGCTACAGCCTGCTCGCCTACGACGCCTGCCTGCGCGGCCTCGGCAAGCTGGAAACGAACCCCGCACGCCTGGCGGAAGACCTGGATGCCTGCTGGGAAGTCCTGGCCGAGCCGGTGCAGACCGTGATGCGTCGGTACGGCATCGCCAACCCGTACGAGCAGCTCAAGGAACTGACGCGCGGCAAGGGCATTTCGCGCGAAGCGTTGCGTGAATTCATTGGCACGCTGGCGATTCCCGAAGACGCCCGCAAGCTGCTGTTGGACATGACGCCGGCCAGCTACATCGGCAAGGCTGAGGAGCTGGCCCGCCGTATCGCCTGA
- a CDS encoding NUDIX hydrolase, translating into MNQAVRWKPSVTVAAVIEQDGRFLLVEEHTDVGLRLNQPAGHLDPDESLVDAVAREALEETAYSFVPTAFLGCYMAQFQPPQGDPVTYVRMAFTGELGPQDPRRTLDDGIVRTVWMTPDEIRASRERHRSPLLLACVEDYLAGKRYPLDVLHTHASVYGLGAQL; encoded by the coding sequence ATGAACCAAGCTGTCCGCTGGAAACCCAGCGTAACCGTTGCCGCCGTCATTGAACAAGATGGGCGCTTTCTGCTGGTTGAGGAGCACACCGACGTCGGCTTGCGCCTGAACCAGCCTGCCGGCCATCTCGACCCGGACGAAAGCCTGGTCGATGCCGTCGCACGCGAGGCGCTGGAAGAAACCGCGTACAGCTTTGTGCCGACCGCCTTCCTGGGCTGCTACATGGCGCAGTTCCAACCGCCGCAAGGGGATCCGGTCACCTACGTCCGGATGGCATTTACCGGCGAGCTTGGCCCCCAAGATCCGCGCCGCACGCTGGACGATGGCATCGTTCGCACTGTCTGGATGACCCCGGATGAAATCCGCGCCAGCCGCGAGCGCCATCGCAGCCCGTTGTTGCTCGCGTGCGTTGAAGACTACCTGGCCGGCAAGCGCTACCCGCTCGACGTCCTCCATACGCACGCCAGCGTGTACGGGCTGGGAGCGCAGCTATGA
- a CDS encoding NAD(P)(+) transhydrogenase (Re/Si-specific) subunit beta, whose translation MSMNLVTLLYLLASVCFIQALKGLSHPTTARRGNAFGMTGMAIAAVTTIALIYKLKAEMFAGTESGTSTGFILIFAGLVVGGGIGAYVARTVEMTKMPELVAAMHSLIGLAAVCIAVAAVAEPSAFGITVAGDNVLPLGNRVELFIGTFVGAITFSGSVIAFGKLSGKYKFRLFQGAPVQFAGQHMLNLLLAVAMLGFGILFFLSQSWLPFIIMTAIAFVLGVLIIIPIGGADMPVVVSMLNSYSGWAAAGIGFSLNNPMLIIAGSLVGSSGAILSYIMCKAMNRSFFNVILGGFGSEASAGAAAGGSGQQRPVKSGSPDDAAFLMGNAETVIIVPGYGLAVARAQHALKELTEKLSDKGVTVKYAIHPVAGRMPGHMNVLLAEAEVPYDQVFEMEDINGEFGQADVVLVLGANDVVNPAAKNDPKSPIAGMPILEAYKAKTIIVNKRSMNAGYAGLDNELFYMDKTMMVFGDAKKVVEDMVKSVE comes from the coding sequence ATGAGCATGAACCTCGTTACCCTCCTGTATCTGCTGGCGTCGGTCTGCTTCATCCAGGCGCTCAAGGGGCTTTCTCACCCGACCACGGCGCGGCGCGGCAACGCATTCGGCATGACCGGCATGGCCATCGCCGCCGTCACGACCATTGCGCTCATCTACAAGCTCAAGGCCGAGATGTTTGCCGGCACCGAGAGCGGTACCTCCACGGGTTTCATCCTGATCTTCGCGGGCCTGGTGGTGGGCGGGGGCATCGGCGCCTACGTGGCGCGCACGGTCGAGATGACCAAGATGCCCGAGCTGGTGGCCGCCATGCACTCGCTGATCGGTCTGGCCGCGGTGTGTATTGCGGTCGCGGCGGTGGCAGAACCGTCAGCGTTCGGCATCACCGTGGCCGGCGACAACGTGCTGCCACTGGGCAACCGCGTGGAGCTGTTCATCGGCACGTTCGTGGGCGCCATCACGTTCTCGGGCTCGGTCATCGCCTTCGGCAAGCTGTCGGGCAAATACAAGTTCCGCCTGTTCCAGGGCGCGCCGGTGCAGTTTGCGGGCCAGCACATGCTGAACCTGCTGCTGGCGGTGGCCATGCTCGGCTTCGGCATCCTGTTCTTCCTGAGCCAGAGCTGGCTGCCGTTCATCATCATGACGGCCATCGCCTTTGTGCTGGGCGTGCTGATCATCATCCCCATCGGTGGCGCCGACATGCCGGTGGTGGTGTCGATGCTGAACTCGTATTCGGGCTGGGCAGCGGCCGGTATCGGCTTTTCGCTCAACAACCCGATGCTGATCATCGCCGGTTCGCTGGTGGGTTCATCCGGTGCAATTCTGTCTTACATCATGTGCAAGGCGATGAACCGGTCGTTCTTCAACGTGATCCTGGGCGGCTTCGGTTCTGAAGCATCCGCCGGGGCCGCAGCAGGTGGCAGCGGACAGCAGCGCCCGGTCAAATCGGGCTCGCCGGATGATGCAGCCTTCCTCATGGGCAACGCCGAGACGGTCATCATCGTCCCCGGCTACGGCCTGGCGGTGGCGCGCGCGCAGCACGCCCTGAAGGAACTGACCGAAAAGCTGTCCGACAAGGGCGTGACGGTCAAATACGCGATCCACCCGGTCGCAGGCCGCATGCCGGGCCACATGAACGTGCTGCTGGCCGAGGCCGAAGTGCCGTACGACCAGGTCTTCGAGATGGAAGATATCAACGGTGAGTTCGGTCAGGCCGACGTGGTGCTGGTGCTGGGCGCCAATGACGTGGTCAACCCGGCGGCCAAGAACGATCCGAAGTCGCCCATTGCCGGGATGCCAATTTTGGAAGCCTACAAGGCGAAGACCATCATCGTGAACAAGCGCTCGATGAACGCCGGCTACGCCGGGCTGGACAACGAGCTGTTCTACATGGACAAGACGATGATGGTGTTCGGCGACGCCAAGAAAGTCGTTGAGGACATGGTGAAATCCGTCGAGTAA
- a CDS encoding glutathione S-transferase, which yields MKLIGSHASPYTRKVRVVLAEKKIDYQFVLEDVWSAATQIHQFNPLGKVPCLVMDDGGALFDSRVIAEYADTLSPVARLIPPSSRERVEVRCWEALADGLLDAALMLRIEHTQRTPEQRSETWLARQSHKIDQALQAMSQGLADKTWCNGNHLTLADIAVGCALAYLDFRQPQIDWRERHANLATFYARMEKRPSFMETQPQ from the coding sequence ATGAAACTGATCGGATCGCACGCCAGCCCGTACACCCGCAAGGTGCGCGTGGTCCTGGCTGAAAAGAAAATCGACTACCAGTTCGTGCTGGAAGACGTGTGGAGCGCAGCTACGCAGATCCACCAGTTCAACCCGCTCGGCAAGGTCCCCTGCCTGGTGATGGACGACGGCGGCGCCCTGTTCGACTCGCGCGTAATTGCCGAATACGCGGATACGCTATCGCCGGTGGCGCGCCTCATTCCGCCATCGAGCCGTGAACGCGTGGAGGTGCGCTGCTGGGAGGCGCTGGCCGACGGCCTGCTCGACGCTGCGCTCATGCTGCGCATCGAACACACGCAGCGTACGCCGGAACAACGCAGTGAAACGTGGCTCGCGCGCCAGAGCCACAAGATCGATCAGGCCCTGCAGGCCATGTCACAAGGCCTGGCCGACAAGACCTGGTGCAACGGCAACCACCTGACGCTGGCCGATATCGCCGTCGGTTGCGCACTTGCCTACCTGGATTTCCGCCAGCCGCAGATCGACTGGCGCGAGCGTCACGCGAACCTTGCCACGTTCTACGCACGCATGGAAAAACGGCCGAGTTTCATGGAAACCCAGCCGCAGTAA
- a CDS encoding YceI family protein, which produces MKLRTLVAALSAVAATAAFAAPATYQLDPSHTYPSFEADHMGGLSKWRGKFEKSSGTVTLDRAAKTGSIDVTVQTDSIDFGLAKMNEHAKSAEIFDVAKYPTATFKGNFTKFKGDVPTEAEGQLTLHGVTKPAKLQIDAFKCIQHPMLKREVCGADAEMTFKRDDFGVDYGKAYGFNMETKLKIQVEGVKQDASVAQQ; this is translated from the coding sequence ATGAAATTGCGTACCCTCGTTGCCGCACTGTCGGCCGTTGCTGCCACCGCCGCATTTGCTGCCCCCGCTACGTACCAGCTCGACCCGAGCCATACGTACCCGAGCTTTGAAGCTGACCACATGGGCGGTCTGTCGAAGTGGCGCGGCAAGTTCGAAAAGTCCAGCGGCACCGTGACGCTGGACCGCGCCGCCAAGACCGGCAGCATTGACGTGACCGTGCAGACCGACAGCATTGACTTCGGTCTTGCCAAGATGAACGAGCACGCCAAGAGCGCCGAGATCTTCGACGTGGCCAAGTACCCGACCGCCACGTTCAAGGGCAACTTCACGAAGTTCAAGGGCGACGTGCCGACCGAAGCCGAAGGCCAACTGACGCTGCACGGCGTGACCAAGCCCGCCAAGCTGCAAATCGACGCGTTCAAGTGCATTCAGCATCCGATGCTCAAGCGTGAAGTCTGCGGCGCCGATGCCGAGATGACCTTCAAGCGCGATGACTTCGGCGTCGATTACGGCAAGGCCTACGGTTTCAACATGGAAACCAAGCTGAAGATCCAGGTGGAAGGCGTCAAGCAAGACGCCAGCGTCGCGCAGCAATAA